The proteins below come from a single Gammaproteobacteria bacterium genomic window:
- a CDS encoding 3-deoxy-D-manno-octulosonic acid kinase, whose amino-acid sequence MRPEQHTHSNQCFLFDADVLVADQVRPELFSVEEHENQQTLLGQGMGRAAVQFVAIAGRECALRHFRRGGLMRHVVQDRYWWLGLNRTRAWQEWHLLRQLRQQQLPVPAPVAARVVRHGLWYSADLLTEKIPGSRPLSLVLADNETLDPAFLANPSEAKTLWRRVGHVVAQFHRAGVYHADLNAHNILLDPSGQVYLIDFDKGRFRSGASGWQQENLQRLLRSLRKLKNQHAQFGFSDADWEQLLQGYQSCLGMQ is encoded by the coding sequence GTGGCGGACCAGGTTCGCCCCGAGTTGTTCTCTGTGGAAGAACACGAAAACCAGCAGACCTTGTTGGGTCAGGGGATGGGGCGGGCTGCGGTGCAATTTGTGGCGATCGCGGGCCGTGAGTGCGCTCTGCGGCACTTTCGTCGCGGTGGCCTGATGCGTCATGTGGTGCAGGATCGGTATTGGTGGTTGGGTTTAAATCGGACCCGGGCCTGGCAGGAGTGGCATTTATTGCGGCAACTGCGGCAACAGCAATTACCCGTTCCCGCACCGGTTGCCGCTCGGGTGGTTCGCCACGGGCTTTGGTATTCCGCCGATCTGTTGACCGAGAAAATCCCCGGCAGCCGTCCGTTGAGCCTGGTCTTGGCGGATAATGAGACCCTGGATCCGGCGTTCTTGGCGAATCCATCTGAGGCGAAAACGCTATGGCGCCGTGTGGGACACGTCGTGGCGCAATTTCACCGCGCCGGGGTCTATCACGCCGATCTCAATGCTCATAATATTTTGCTGGACCCAAGTGGCCAAGTTTACCTCATTGATTTTGACAAAGGTCGCTTCCGTTCGGGGGCATCAGGCTGGCAACAGGAAAATCTGCAGCGCTTGTTACGTTCTTTGCGTAAATTGAAAAATCAGCATGCACAGTTTGGTTTTTCTGACGCAGATTGGGAGCAGTTGCTGCAGGGGTATCAATCCTGTCTGGGAATGCAGTAA